In Cryptomeria japonica chromosome 1, Sugi_1.0, whole genome shotgun sequence, the sequence TGGATTAGGAAAGGAAACTATTGCTATTAGACCTATGGATATGCTTTTGGTTCTATGTGAAAACTATGATGTTATGAAGGAATTATAAATGTGAATAGATCATGAAGCTAATAGGAAATGGCTTGACTTGCATAGTAATAGAATGTATACCATGCTAGATAGATAGTAAATGACTTGTATAAGATGTATGCCATGTACTTGTATCGAAAGTAATGGATTTATATTGTTATATATTTGTAAGTTAATAAATGAACtctatgattgaaggattagtgtgacgttgtgcttgctcatgcttaagtaaagaaataaggagattagtttatcatgtggattgaagaatgaattatagtctatacattatgagtagataattataatagatggaatgagatcatgttagtattagaagcgattgaagtatgtttaaatggattattaaagatggattatacccatgcattaggatggcattatcatggaaaaggataaagagcatgtaaataggaaatgatgggttaaaacacatttgctttgggtgcataaaatgaatgtaggattaaggggttgtcttgcatttttaaaagaagaaatgtAATATGCTAGAAGAATGATAGAATGTTATGCATATCTTGATGTGTAGATAATCAAGTAGATTGCATATCTCACgattaggaaattaaatattatgcattaattcaagatggaatatgtttgtcatgtgagtaggatgtcattatggaatttaaattaagtaatgacgttgaagtgccctagggaaaggttaatgttgttatgttatttccgcttgcgtaaattaatgaaatgtgtaatgatgcATGTTCTTAATGGTTAATGGTTAATGGTTAATGGACGTAGATAAATGgaaatgttatgtgttgcattagttgttattagatgttaataaaaaaaaaattatctctattaatatgttagatgtttagtttctctagAGTCTTTTGGCAGATATTACATCGCAACCAATGAAAGAAATTTCCTACTATCTTCATATTTTAAAAATTGGAAAACCGATTACTTTAGAAAAGTCAACAGTTACTATTTAATTATGGATGCTTGTTTAAATAATGTTTTGATTCGTTGTTGAGTTAAATACTGTGTACCAAAATGTGAAGGGTCGTGTATTATCTTTTTATTTATGTTGATTCCTTGAAATAAGAGGGAACAGTTACGAAACTAAAAAGTATCATCGGAGAAAATTCTTTAAATGTGTAACCAAAGACATTATAGAGCCAAAAAAATTTATCCCCACCACACGGCACTGTGAGAGTGAGACTTGATCAAAAATATTTATTCAGATCTATAGGGAGAGATAGCAATGTATATTCTTTTTAGACATTATCTTTTGTATAGCGGTGTGGAGCCTATGAACCCTCTGATTTTGTCAAGGAAATAAAggagatattttgaatctttgtgttcatttgtgtttcctttttattgtcattttCCTATGTGATTTGCAATCACTCTTTGGTGTTTTCACCTGATATATCAGATCGTGGATGTGTTCATTATATGATCTGTAAGTCTTAAATTGCTCATATTATCTAAAAAGGattgttgtttattttttggattatCCTTTGGGAGCACAAAGTGAGTATCTTGCATTGTTTGTCATTGTTCCTTTTATTCTAAATTTCCAAATTCCATATGTATCATGGTTATGTGTAGGTGTTACTCCTACCTTTCATGCTTTATGGTTTAAAGCATGCCCCTAAAATACTAcatgagggagttgcccctctcaattGCAAAGGAAGATCAGCAATCTAATGGTGATCTCTCCAACTGTTTATTAGCAACTTGTATTCACATTTGGACAAAAGACAgtcaatttatttattattttgaaaagacAAATCTATTGACTAACAATATTGAATTTGACTAATGAGCTTCTTTGTTAGATGATCATGTTGCTAGCCTTTTCATACAACTTCAACCCATTCAAGTTATAATATAGAAATGACACAAAgtgcttcttcctcttcttcttataAAGAAAGAGCATCGACTACAATATTCTCCTTTTCTTTCTGTAAATAATCTCAAAGGCATATGTTAGCATCTTGTTGGCCCGTTTTTGTTGCTTCTTTGAAAACAATTGTTtttctaaaatattaaatatactTTACTCTCATGGCATGTCTTGAATTGGAAATGTCTTCCCATTAGATATTGGCACCATTATTTGATTGCATGAGTTATAGCTAACATTTCTTTCTCCTATATGAGCCTCACCAGGTTTTTTCCTTCGAGTTGTTCACTCTTAAATGCCAAGGGACACCCTTCTTGCATTAGTATTACTCCAATGACATATCCTCAAGGATCGCATTCCATTGTGAATAACTTAGAGAAGTCAAGGGTAGCTAACATAAAAGTGGAAGAAAGAGATTTTGTTAGTTGTTGAAATGCTTGGGTGACTCACTTTaaccatgattttttttttcaaaaacaatgTTAAAAGTGTTGTTATGCTAACATAGTTGCAAACAAAACTTCTATAGTGTCCTATTAGACTCAATAAGCATCTCAAACTTTCAATATTTTAAGGTTTTGGCCACACTTTCATTGTTATCTTTGTAGGGTTCACCTTAACACCTTCATGTGACACCGCATATCCTAAGTATTCAACCTCTTTCACCCCAAAAAcacatttgaatttttttgtatagaTATAATTATCTTTAAATACTTATAACAACTTCTCTACATGTTGCAAATGTTCTTCCCCTGTTTTACTATAGACaaggatgtcatcaaagaatatcaaaaTAGGTGGAACATTAAATTCATGAAGCTTTGAAATGTTCATGGAATATTTAGTAAAATCAAATGGCATATATAAGTATTCATAGTGATCTTCACGTTTTctaaagtgatgcaggagcatccatggTGGATAGGAGATTCAAATATGAATTTGGCATATTCTTCAACAAATTTAGAATATTCATTTTTTGGGTGGGGGAAAAAGGAGTTACAACTTGTGACAACTCACAAATTCACTCCTAAAAGATAGTTATTCAAATGGATGACCAAGAATGAGTTATTGGGCAGTTTCTATTTCGGGGTCCTGTTGGGTGGAGTTAATAAAGCATCCAAAAGCTTTGAAGGCAATTTCTAAGTTTTGAAAATGCCTTTCTCTTGTTGGAGTGTGACTATAGTGGTTCAAAGGCAAGTTTCAACATTCATTTTAGAAATCCcattttcatatttttggtaagTTTGAGGGGAAGAAGAAATTTGTCTTTAAAGAGATGGCAGATTTGAAGATGAAGAAATATGATAATGGGTAGATTCCAGGCTTACGATATGAAAAACATGTTGAATCTTATTACATGTTGAAGGTTAAGAAGTCAGTTTGCAACAAGATGCATGAGGAGAAGTGTTTTGACTTGTAATTTCTTCTAATTATTGtgactaattttatcaattttgtaTATGATTTTGGAGTGTTATTTGAAGCCTATAAACCTATCATGCAACGTATGTGCAAATTTACTATGTAATTTGTACATTTCTTGAACGTTTGATAAGATTAATGAGAAGTGGTATGCTGATTTTTTGCATTTTGTACGTGTTTTGGTTTAGGTGAATATCCATCAGATTTTAAGTCAAATATTTAGATGATTTGCATGTGTGGTTCTAAGTTGGGATTTTTTGCCCTACATCATAAAGGTAGTTTTATATACATCCTCCCTTGAGCCAAATTCAATGATAATCTAATACAATTCTAATTTAGTAAAGACAAGTGCAGTATTTAATTCATCAATAGGCAAATTATCTTTGAGAGTGAGCTTGTTGAACTCCCTATAATCAAACCATAACCACTAGAGATGAGTACACACTTCTTTGTGATGAATAGTTcccaaatcaaacatttacttgaCCATTTTTTTTACTTATATTCATATAAATGGTGATAAAGTCTAATGTTAGGAGGAATACTTCTTAATATTGATTCAATGGTGCGATAATGGTCTCCAATTGGAGGTAAACCCTTTGATTCTTGAAAAACCTATTGATGGTGTTGAATTATCTCTTGAAGCTTAGGATAATCTTGATTTTTCATGTCTTGTGCTTCTAAAAATTATAGTTATGTCACTATGTCATAAAGTCATTTTTTAAGTAGTTTCTCAACCATGTGAGAACTAATCATTTGGCTTGCTATTGATTGCATCTCTATGAGTTtatacttttattcatttgtatttaAAACTTTGCATAGATCTTAAAAATTAAAAGacattgtttttttattatttaagtCATTGCACACCCAAAACTACATTTGTTGCCCCAATTAGGATAGAAAACGCTTTTTAATCTAGATGCTTGTCTCCTATTAGGAGTTGTATATGATGTCATTTACCACCACAATGGAGTTGTTTCTCGTAAGTTATCATGACTTACAAATTAGAGATTAAATATATGAAACAATTGGGCTTGTCAACCAATCCTCTATTAATGAAGTTGTTTACTATCCATATCAACCAACACTATCACCTTTTGCTATTTGATGTAACCAATTATTTTGAGTGTTTGTGTAGTGCTTATCCCAATCCATGGGATGCAACTAATCTGGCTCCAAAACTGCGATGGCATACCATGCAAAACTTTTGTGTTATGCAGACACAAAATGCAAAATAGGCTCAGAATGGCTGTAGGCTCGATGGAAGCGTTATGGCCTCTATACCCCCTGTGTATAACACAAAGGTTATTTTTAGTGTACGGCAATGTAGTCGGGGCCTTTTTGGAGCCTCAATAGCCACAGCCCAATCGTTTGCAATAAATAGCCTCCCTCTTCTTCAACCTCATTTGCAATAATCATTAATCCTTTCTCACTATCAACACACTTATGACTTTTAAAGTTTAAACCATTTGTTATCATTATGCCAATAGACATTTTTCTCTTTTCTCTGCCTTCTATTGAGGAGAGAGCTTAGTAATTTGTCTTCGGTTAAAAAAGTTTGTGAGATTAGCCACATTTCTATCTCTTCATCCTAAGTTTTGACCTTGCAAAGATCTTTTGGTGACAAAGTTGTCTTGATCAATTTGCAATGTTGATTATACAGCTTTCTTAACTATACAAGGTTCCAGCAAATGAACATTGTGCTTTATTTGGTCATTAAGTATATTGATTTAAAATTGTAACTTCTAATAATGTATGGCTTCTTACATTCAAATTGTCAATATCATAAGCTTAACATTATATTTGACTACGTATCCTATTTGTTTCGAATTTGCCAATTGAATAAATAGCTCCCTTTCCATTATCGCCTATAATAAATTGCTAGAGTAATTTTTTTCCCACCTCCCCACCCTTGCTTGTCAATCATCATCCACTAGTGCCAATGATAAAGTAGTTTCTCACTCGAACAACAATAGGAAGCTCTCACAATTTCTTACTCGAAACAATCTATGGAATTAAGTCAACTCTCCCTATTTTAATGATAATTAATTTCAAGGTAAAAATAAGGTGATGCAAGACAGTGATTAAAGAGTGGATGAAAGGAGAATTTGTTTTGAGTGAATGTAAAAAGTTTTGAGATTGTAAGTGTAACAAAGTCAATCTATTTTCAATTTTTGAGTCATCTAAATCACAACCTTTAATTGCAATTAGTTAATGGGTAACAAGAATTACATGACCATACACAAAGAACTACATAGGTATAGAAATagaatggaaagcaaaaatgttaattgctCAGACAAGAACCAGCTCGCATTAACTTAGATGCGAAATCGGAAGATGGATGATATCTAAAGAGGAGTGGGCAGATAGAAGATGTAGATATTGCACTCAAGGACTGGAAGAGACAGAATGGCATTACATCATGGAATGTGCAGCTTACAAGGATATTCATATCAAGTATATTGAGATGCTAAAGGTAAACACCTTTTGAGTAATCTCTTCCAAGAAGAAAGGATAACAAGAGTTGCAGATTTCCGGATCAAGATACACAATAGAAGATCCAAAAATGCAGAAGGAAAAAGAGGTTTAGTAGACATAATGTTTTGAATCTGCATGCTATACTTTGCTGGCGACCCGTGGATCCCATAGGCTGTTTGGCCTAGTGGatgttattaaaaaaattcatttgtTCGCGATGATGTGTCAGACTGATCCCAACCACAAATTTATATAAATAGAAGCTAGAACCATAGTCGCATAGAACCACATGTTTGCAATGTCATTTAAAATTTCATACAAAACCCTCGTGATTAAAAGAGAAAATAATGCAACACCACAGATGAAAATAAGTAGACTGACAGTACAACAGAACTGGAAAGTGATATTAAGAAGAGCACCCAAAAGACCAAGGGCACGCCCACAAGCATGTTCACGTGCATTACTAGTGAATAGATTTAAGCACTTACTCGTCAACGTAAATCGTGACAAAGAAAAAAGCAAATATTGAAGTTCGAGATGAAGCAAGACGGCATGCTTAGCATAATGTTGGCATAGAAAGCAACATAAGAACACACCACAGAAACAGTACATGTTCATTATAAATCCTCACATCCAAAAAAATCACATCAAATAGCGCCCATGAGTAAATCCCCAATGAGGTGACTTGTCTTTTTTCACAAAAATTCCTTGTAAGAAGATAAAAATATTCCAACATCAATTCTGTCCAAACACACAGTGATAACTCtaaatttcaagatttttttcatGTTATATAACACAAAATTCAAATCCCCAATGCAGAACACGAGTGTTGTAGGACATCCTTTCACTAAACACTATCAAGAAAACTATTCTCATGATTGAAATGTCCAGCTACAAAATACAGCAACACAGTTTGTTGCAACTAGTGCAATAATAGGTTTATCATATTGAAGAGCAGTTTCAGCTGAAggtaataattattatatatatgtacACAAATAGCATTGATATTCCATCACCATAAATGCCAAGCATATAATACAAAAGTGAAGAAGACGATTTCAGGTTTTAACTGCCAAAGCTAAGATAAATTTACAGATTTGGAAGCATCAAAGTGCTTCAATGCTCACTGCCTCACTTTTCACTTCTGCAGTGAAAATCTAGACTACCtttattgaattaatattattaaattgttTTGTCTCATTTCACAAGGCATGCTCAGATACAGTCCCATGGTATACTAATTTGCAATTATCATCAAAATGAATGCCTGCCCCATTAACATCCTCTTCCGTAATCTGAGGACAAGATCGAACATCCAAATACTTCAGCGAATGGCAAAATTCAGCTATCAAAGCAATCCCTGTAATTGATATGCCAGGACAGTtgttaatttttaaaaccttcaaaCATGATCCAGATCCATGATTCCCTAAACAAGTGAAAGCATGGTCTGTTATTTTATCACAGCAAGCCATGTCAAGATTTTCAAGCTGTATGCAGCCTGAAAGAACTGAGCGAATTGCTTCATCAGTAATATCTAGGCACCATTCAACTTGTAAACTTATTAGATTGAAACTGCAAGTAGAAGCAATTGCTTGAATGGATTGATCAGACACAAGCCTGCATCCTCCAATCATCAGAATCTCAAGCTTTTTGCAGCATTCTGCTATAGATGTAACTGCATTATTTCCAATTTTCAAACAATCTGACAGCTTCAAGGTCTTCAAAAGAGAGCAAGCCTGAGCAAGTCTTGTAACTCCAACATCCCCTACTTTACCACACTTGCTGATGTCTAGAGTCTGGATTGAACAACATCCTTGAGCTAAGCTTGACAGTCCGTTATCAGTAATATTGGTACACCCCTGCAACTCCAGCTCCTCCAATTTTCCACAGCACCGGGATAGTGTTTGAAGAGATCGATCTGTTATAAGTTTGCAACCATTAAAATGTAAGGTCACCAAATGTGGGCACCCTTCAGCAAGTGCCTGTATTCCCTTATCTGTTATCTTTTTACATTGTGAAATATCCAACGAATGCAAATTAGGTAGACCTTTCCCAAGTGCTTTAAGACCAGTATCAGTAATACCTGCAGAAGAAAAATACGATACACTTTCAAGGATAGGCATATCTTCcaaattgaaattgatagatagTACATCATAAAAGAAAAGGCAAACAAAAAAATGAATTCCATTATAACTTTATTAGGCAAAAAGAACAATACATACGATCATTTATCATGTTACCATTTGTATCTGCAGATCTTAAAAATATCAACGGATGTAGGTAAGGCCTGCAGCCTTCCTACTACAAGGAACAAGGCAACAATAACAGAGCATGTGCATATGAAGTGTTTCCCTTCATAAACCATTCAAAATTTAGATTTTGGTTCAGAAATTTTACCATTTCTGACAGCCCAAGAAACTTGATATCATAAGATGAACTACTCGCGAGTACGCTGGGATCTATAGATGAGTTTCCTACATTATGTACCAGACTCAATCTAACATGAAATTTCTTGTAGACCATCAATAGATGATATCAATCTGAATCAGAAGATCCAAGGGATTTTGATTAAGGATCCCCAATGTCAAATCCCCATATGACATGTTCAGGTGTAAAATTAAGTGTACTTGTCGAGGTGAAAAGTGCATTCCCTTTacattttcccttttcttttatgCCACTTTGTGTTGGTCTCCTAAATGCATGGTCCAATATGGTACAATGACTGACCCCAGACTCTGATTATCATCCACGATATCATTTTACTCCTGCTCAGATAAGTCCTACCCACCAGATCAGTACTTTATCTGACCAGATCAAGCCACACATGGTGGCCCAGTTCAAGGCTGCATTTGTGGCCATGATCTCCAGTCCCAAATTCAAATTTATTGTCGCCCCAAGCCGACTCAGCCTAATGTTACCATTATCCACTGGCTTGCACACCAAAAAGTTCAAATTGTGCACCTAGGGCTTGTTTAGAAGGACATCACCAATAGAACATTCCAATCATCAACTAGTGATCAAGGTCCATTGTCGATCATTGTAACTTCTGTCACGGTTGTCTTTTAAAATAGGCATGACAATTATATCAACTCTTTGTATGAGCAATATTTAAACCTCAATAATTGCTCTGTCTACAACTCAAGCATTCACTGCACTTCGTCTACTGCATCAAGTGTCAAGCATTCATTACATCATTGCAAACTAATCATGCATACATTGCATACACCGCTTGCTGTGTCTTCCAATTTATCACAGAGAAGTTGAATTGATCAATTGGGCTTGACAGTAATTTAAGTTCCAAGGATTCCTAATTCCTATGACAAGTTCCAATGGTGCTTCTCAACAAGTTTTCTCCTTCTAAGTATAGAAATAGATGAGCCATTTTCTGTAAGTGCCAAAAACACTAATTTGCTAGAGATCAGAACTGCATTTCAGGTCAGAACTGTGCAAATGTTCAAGGTCAAAAGGAGAAAGACCAAACTGTAGGCACATCCTTGACCTTGCATAAATTATGCAAACAAACCAGTTCAAATTTCATTGTTCTACTTCCAATGCATCCTATTTTAACCGAAATTTTGAGCTGAGCTAAAAATTATGATCAAAACAATGGACAGCTAAGATTCAAAGGTTAGGTCACCTTTAAAGGTCAAGGCTACCTAGAAAGGCTCAAGGTTGCCATTAGGAGGCTTAGGGCCACCTACATGACCTTGATCTGAGTCGCTACATAGTTCCAGATTTCACAGAGCAAATCCATCTTAGCCTATTCATTGGAAATCCAATCTCAGActtcatgtataaatctttgtcATAGTCAAATCAGTCTCCTCATTGGATTcgatgtatgcatttatttcaatCATTTTATCCTGTCATGCCCCCACCATGATACCTTCTCACACTGtccttgagaaaataaaagaacgCCAATGCtcagaaaattgtcttatttaagacttcacaattttctatgATTTAGATTAAAGGATCAAGTAGCAGTTTGTACgattataataaataaatactaACTGGCCAAGACAGGCAGCAATTATCTTCATTAAAACAGAGATGAAAAGACAATGATTGATAGCAATCTAAGTCAGCATCGATGCATAGACTTGTGTATACACAGCAAATAAAATAAGTTAAGGCACTTGTTAAAGATTTGTGTATACTCGTGTTATTAATCATTGTTGAGGAACGATTTCACTTAGACAGCAATTTCATTAAGTTAAACAACAGTGATTTATTAATGAAGAGGCAAAGGACAGTTATAAAGCAACATACTCTTAAGAAGGTTGTAACTTGTGACAATGGGAAAGGACATTACCCTCCATTACCAATTGAGGGATATATAGATAGCAGATAGGCACTCAAAGGAAGGCATCAAAGAGAtcagatcatatatacaaaactaCAATCAGTAAACAGCAGACTGGTAATCCAGCAAGAGATTTGTATGCAATATGGatgaatgatgtgtgtgtgtgtgtgtgtgtgtgtgtgtgtgtgtctttgaTCAAGATATTAATGAGTTTAATAATCTATTTATATTTCTATAATTAGCAAAATTATCTATTTCTTGCCCTACAAGAAATCATAGGTGGAATTGAAGAAAATATGTTAGGGAGAGGCAGTAGACCGGTTCCCACAATCTAAGCACACCCCCCCTTGTTGGATGGACAGGAATTcctgccacttgtgggccaaggggtcaaattgtcttagttggatgtTCCACACTCTTGGGCTTAGTTGTGATGAACAGTCTCCGGGCATTCTATCATGCTTTTCCTTCCAATCCCTACTATGGTTAGTTGTTGGAAGTGAAACTATAGAACAGAAGCAATCATGCATGGGTTAGAAAGGAGACATGTTAGGGAGAGGCAGAAGACTGGTTCCCACAATGTAAGCACGCCACCCCATGTTGGATGGAGAGGAGTTCCTATCACTTGGGGGCCAAGAAAGGAAACACGTTAGGGAGAGGCAGAAGACCGGTTCCCACAATGTAAGCACACCACCCCATGTTGGATGGATGGGAGTTCCTatcacttgtgggccaaggggtcgaATTGTCTTTGTTGGGCTTAGTTGTGACAAACAGTCTCCGGGCACCCTATCATGCTTTCCCTTCCAATCCCTACGATAATTGATTGTTAGGAATTGTAGAATGAATCCAAATAGGAGACAATTgctatcattttttttaatgtaaattgCTTATTTACTTTAGAAGTTCAATAgtttctaaatgatttaattataCTATTATTTATAAACAAATTATATTGTTGGAATTGTTACTTTGGGCAAAAATCAGGCATACCCGAACAAGGGACATTACATATCTCTGTTTTAGTTCAATTACATGTCTAAACTCAGCTCGTATATCTAGGTCAACTGGATAAATTGTTTGTTTATAACTTAATACTGTTTATTTAGACTAGGCATTTATATAAGGTGTGTTTTTATCCTCTTCATTGTCATATCCCATTTTGGGTACAGAATATGTTAGAAGATGAAGCCATGTGCAAGTCGTAGATGACCCCTCAGTCATTGCATTTAAGACAAAGGTTTCCTCAGGAAGAGTAAACTTACCAACCAGCGGTAAACGTCTTCTGGTCCCAATAAACCTAGTAGCTCCAATGCGGAAGTTGTATTGTTTACAAAGGCTTGGGACAAAGATGCAACTATAGTTACCCTAAGACTCATATCCTGACCCCTGATACTCATCTCTCCATAATAGAAACAGGTCCCTGTCTCAGAGACACATATGCGAACATCTTTAAACAAGGAGACTTCAGACAAAATTTATGTCACTATGTCTCTTGGAAACATCCCTTGAAAATTGAAATACTTCTTATAGAGAATTCTCAAAAATATCATATAATTACATTTCGTTTTCTTCAAGTGCTGATATGTGGCTAGGAAGGGCTAAAGAAATACACTATTAAGGCTTGAgacttttttttttgcaaagaaaGTTAAAAAGTTCTTTTGTATCAGAACATTTTCTTATCAAATATCAGAGAGGTGATAATACAAAGAGAAACAATAATAATGCTTAAGATCTGTACATGCACTAAAGTTTTATTAATTGATTGAAAATCAAGCCATCTCTGAGGACCCTTGTAACATGTTTTTAAAAACTGGCATTCCCTTCCTAGTCTTCATCCTACCATTTTCAAGTATGAATTAAAATTGTGTTGTTTACGTCATCATGATGATTATCAAATAATAAATATCAATATAACTAATCTCTGCTTTCATTGACatatatttcaaattttcaatactttgaattgttaattttttatatttaagcaGCTTAGAATTTCACATTCTTTAAAGTTGCATAtccattgtacaattttttttcttatttcaatattttttttctttttttctttttttctttttgttgtccTCGAGAACGTGTCTCCAACTGTTTTGGAAAATTGTGTACCAGTACCCATCCCTGTCTCCAAAACAAGAACCAGTCCCCCTCTCGTGGTAACTACAGATGCAACTCATTAAGAATGTTGCAATAAAAATATACAACACTCAAATTATTTCTGAGAGCCTCCCCCGGTGATCAATGACATGGTCATACTCAATCAATAACATACAGATAATGATGAGGAAAGAAAAATCAACATCCATGATATGCAGGCCAACTTCAGGAAGAGATGCATCAATTCAAGCAAGGTACATATATACAAAGAAGAGCCTGAACTAAATTAGTTTAAAAATACCTGAAAAACTAATATACATACCCAATTGAGAATCTTCATTTCGAGGAATACTTCTACATTGAATTAGAGACAAAATATCATCATCACAGAAGAATGTAAATAAACTACACAGTAAATTACTTTATCTCAAAACAAAACCATAATTTGATTCCCACATAAGGGCATTATTCCTTTGGTACAGTGCATTTACTTCTATTGCTGCTTAAGTTTGTTTGAACAGAAAGCACAATAAATGGAACAATGTATTGTGATACTTCCCTCTTCAATGACGTTCTCTGCAACATTATAGCATACCAGAACTACCACAAAATTTATCTAAAAACTTCTAATTTTGTGCAAATCTTTCGTTGAACGAGTAGCAAACACTTCTCAGAGCCATCTTGTTTCAAGTGTATAAACTTTTCAGGTGTATATAAACTGCAAGGCTTCAATTTTCTGCTAGTTCAATTGCCAATACCTAAGATGTTTTCATGCATATTGACTTTTATTTTGCCATCAATTTAAGAAAATTTGTAACATACCCCACAAAGAGGTGTTGTTTTGCCTAAGTTCTAAGATGGTCTGTAAGCTACCATACAAAGAGACATTATTGCTTCTGCTGTAGAAAGGACAATAACTTAGCCCACAAAGAGGTGATTGATCATTGCTTTGAGAGGATCAATCCAAGTCATTTCAATCTTGGTTTTGTAAGCCAACTAAGATTCCTCAAAGGGACTTTATTGTTCCTAC encodes:
- the LOC131070915 gene encoding uncharacterized protein LOC131070915, producing MESVDVCINDVLTDDGLRAILAKVEDGKEKNNYGLVCKRWLHLQSAERRRLCVRAGPLMLRRMAARFPRLFDLDFSQSVSRSYFPGVSDQDLGVIATSFFSLHILNLRECKGITDTGLKALGKGLPNLHSLDISQCKKITDKGIQALAEGCPHLVTLHFNGCKLITDRSLQTLSRCCGKLEELELQGCTNITDNGLSSLAQGCCSIQTLDISKCGKVGDVGVTRLAQACSLLKTLKLSDCLKIGNNAVTSIAECCKKLEILMIGGCRLVSDQSIQAIASTCSFNLISLQVEWCLDITDEAIRSVLSGCIQLENLDMACCDKITDHAFTCLGNHGSGSCLKVLKINNCPGISITGIALIAEFCHSLKYLDVRSCPQITEEDVNGAGIHFDDNCKLVYHGTVSEHAL